A single Gammaproteobacteria bacterium DNA region contains:
- a CDS encoding DNA primase — protein sequence MNASAVAAELARRAEAVCRRYLPHGRRQGRYWVAGDLDGARGRSLYVRLEGPGAPGKFTDAATGQHGDLLDIVRIRSGAPTLRAALAEARAFLALPAAPATGGNTPYDSTEAARRLWARCRALAGTHAEKYLLARGLARCRFAALRFHPELRYRKGHSVVRLPALVAAVTGDDGAVTGVQRTWLDPRSPAKAGVASPRKALGRIYGHAVRFGSPDTTLLVGEGIETVLSLVTAVPEIMAAAALSAGSLGAFAPPAGVERLIVARDNDPEGDRAAERLARRCARSGVGAAILVPEGGDFNDDLLALGPESLAARLAPLLRVADERGRLE from the coding sequence GTGAACGCCTCCGCCGTCGCCGCCGAGCTTGCGCGGCGCGCCGAGGCGGTGTGTCGCCGCTATCTGCCCCACGGCCGCCGCCAGGGCCGCTACTGGGTCGCGGGCGACCTCGACGGCGCCCGCGGGCGCTCGCTCTACGTCCGCCTGGAAGGGCCGGGCGCGCCCGGCAAGTTCACCGACGCGGCCACCGGCCAGCACGGTGATCTTCTCGACATCGTGCGCATCCGCTCGGGCGCGCCGACGCTGCGCGCGGCGCTCGCCGAGGCCCGCGCGTTCCTCGCCCTGCCGGCGGCGCCGGCCACGGGCGGGAACACGCCATACGACTCGACGGAGGCGGCCCGCCGTCTCTGGGCGCGTTGCCGCGCCCTGGCCGGCACCCACGCCGAGAAGTACTTGCTCGCCCGGGGGCTGGCGCGCTGCCGCTTCGCGGCGTTGCGCTTTCACCCCGAGCTTCGCTACCGAAAGGGCCATTCCGTCGTCCGCCTGCCGGCGCTGGTCGCCGCCGTGACCGGCGACGACGGCGCCGTCACGGGCGTGCAGCGTACCTGGCTCGATCCGCGCTCGCCCGCCAAGGCGGGCGTGGCCTCGCCGAGAAAGGCGCTCGGCAGGATTTACGGGCACGCGGTCCGGTTCGGATCGCCCGACACGACGCTGCTGGTCGGCGAGGGCATCGAGACGGTGCTGTCGCTGGTGACCGCCGTGCCGGAGATCATGGCCGCGGCCGCGCTCTCAGCCGGCAGCCTCGGCGCGTTCGCGCCGCCGGCTGGCGTCGAGCGGCTCATCGTCGCGCGCGACAACGATCCCGAGGGGGATCGAGCCGCCGAACGCCTCGCCCGGCGCTGCGCGCGCTCGGGCGTCGGCGCCGCCATCCTCGTGCCCGAGGGCGGCGACTTCAACGACGACCTTCTCGCGCTCGGCCCCGAATCGCTGGCGGCGCGGCTCGCGCCGCTGCTGCGCGTCGCGGACGAGCGAGGGCGGCTGGAGTGA
- a CDS encoding DUF2493 domain-containing protein, with amino-acid sequence MLRAIRLISQLHEGDTLMFDYDTHQAQSPTAVICENAALYGATPGRDEFDPRDVWDESDALSAVSEAFGILADNVGPDGTQLADERESMLWGFVNMLDAQVRRLDRGVDRLAPKLRDLQRAQDGTEINARELELTTDRAQNLGKRRDAFEKLRDSAADAYREATGDTWRPRYGSHTSQTRKLTSAAIDARDFLRARKDRETQAHLPDGTLIAVAGGKNVNDVDAIFRRLDNARAKYSDMVLVHGGGPGVERFAAQWAERHGVHQVVCKPDWDRHGRAAPFRRNDDLLNLLPKGVIAFPGSGITDNLVDKAVKLGIPVQRCRAA; translated from the coding sequence ATGCTCCGGGCCATCAGGCTCATCTCTCAACTTCATGAAGGAGACACTCTCATGTTCGATTACGACACTCACCAAGCGCAGTCCCCAACGGCTGTCATCTGCGAGAACGCGGCCCTCTACGGCGCAACGCCCGGGCGCGACGAGTTCGACCCCAGGGACGTCTGGGATGAATCCGACGCGCTCAGCGCGGTCAGCGAAGCATTCGGCATCCTGGCCGACAACGTGGGCCCCGACGGCACCCAGCTCGCCGACGAGCGCGAGTCCATGCTCTGGGGCTTCGTCAACATGCTCGACGCCCAGGTCCGCAGGCTCGACCGCGGCGTCGACCGGCTCGCGCCCAAACTCCGCGACCTGCAGCGCGCCCAGGACGGCACCGAGATCAACGCCCGCGAGCTCGAACTCACCACCGACCGGGCGCAGAACCTCGGCAAGCGGCGCGACGCGTTCGAGAAACTGCGCGACTCCGCCGCCGACGCCTACCGCGAAGCCACCGGCGACACCTGGCGCCCGCGCTACGGCAGCCACACAAGCCAGACGCGGAAACTCACCTCCGCGGCCATCGACGCCCGCGACTTCCTGCGCGCCCGCAAGGATCGCGAGACCCAGGCGCACCTGCCCGACGGCACCCTGATCGCGGTGGCCGGCGGCAAGAACGTCAACGATGTGGACGCCATCTTCCGGCGGCTCGACAACGCCCGCGCGAAGTACTCCGACATGGTGCTCGTGCACGGCGGCGGCCCCGGCGTGGAACGCTTCGCCGCACAGTGGGCCGAACGCCACGGCGTGCACCAGGTGGTGTGCAAGCCCGACTGGGACCGCCACGGACGGGCCGCACCGTTCCGGCGCAACGACGACCTGCTCAACCTGCTGCCCAAGGGCGTCATCGCCTTCCCCGGCTCAGGCATCACCGACAACCTCGTCGACAAGGCCGTCAAGCTCGGCATCCCGGTGCAGCGCTGCCGCGCGGCGTAG